Proteins encoded within one genomic window of Triticum aestivum cultivar Chinese Spring chromosome 2D, IWGSC CS RefSeq v2.1, whole genome shotgun sequence:
- the LOC123053147 gene encoding uncharacterized protein isoform X2, whose translation MSTGGADKSGSGGGGAGGPVKTPSDFLKSIRGRPVVVKLNSGVDYRGEVGVTINQEHRPSRSSLDIIGSRWEGAAASAEQQGHVAGKTWEQAAAVG comes from the exons ATGAGCACCGGCGGCGCGGACAagtccggcagcggcggcggaggagctggtGGGCCGGTGAAGACGCCGTCAGACTTCCTCAAGTCGATCAGGGGCCGACCCGTCGTCGTTAAACTCAACTCAGGCGTCGACTACCGAG GCGAGGTGGGAGTAACGATCAACCAGGAGCACCGGCCATCAAGGAGCAGCCTGGACATCATTGGGAGTAGATGGGAGGGAGCTGCAGCCAGCGCGGAGCAACAAGGACACGTCGCTGGGAAGACATGGGAGCAGGCTGCAGCGGTTGGGTAG
- the LOC123053147 gene encoding U6 snRNA-associated Sm-like protein LSm6 isoform X1 → MSTGGADKSGSGGGGAGGPVKTPSDFLKSIRGRPVVVKLNSGVDYRGILACLDGYMNIAMEQTEEYVNGQLKNKYGDAFIRGNNVLYISTSKRSLTDGA, encoded by the exons ATGAGCACCGGCGGCGCGGACAagtccggcagcggcggcggaggagctggtGGGCCGGTGAAGACGCCGTCAGACTTCCTCAAGTCGATCAGGGGCCGACCCGTCGTCGTTAAACTCAACTCAGGCGTCGACTACCGAG GTATTCTGGCTTGTCTGGATGGCTATATGAACATTGCGATGGAGCAAACCGAAGAGTACGTGAACGGCCAACTGAAGAACAAGTATGGTGACGCCTTCATAAGAGGCAACAACG TCCTATACATCAGCACGTCGAAGCGGTCCCTCACCGACGGAGCATAG